One part of the Musa acuminata AAA Group cultivar baxijiao chromosome BXJ1-5, Cavendish_Baxijiao_AAA, whole genome shotgun sequence genome encodes these proteins:
- the LOC103985774 gene encoding protein NLP1 isoform X1: protein MEDSTRQTLSDAAGDLDFMDELLSGSVFDCCDLLQTGTSALLLPVLGVSYSSPNPTLPGIDYQVDAERSIFSVESASEETRIQMLEGGQSIYPSPAGEWEADDSNYGSAMSRQIQPTMKQRLSYALRYIKESNGDGDVLVQIWVPVMRGNQQVVTTCGQPFLLGSNCQGLVKYRSVSTRYQFLADENSREAVGLPGRVFLGKLPEWTPDVRYFSSCEFPRVSDAQRYEVCGTIALPIFEMDSRSCLGVVEVVMMTQKVNYSSDFEIICNALQAVDLRSSEVSSVPRIKMSGDSYHDALPEIQMVLKAACESHRLPLAQTWISCIRQGKKGTRHSDENFKDCVSTVDAACYVRDPSMSGFHQACSEHHLLRGQGVAGKAFMTNQPCFSSDITDFSKIEYPLSHHAKLFRLRAAVAIRLRCIHTRKVDFVLEFFLPINCIESEKQKLMLNSLSTTIQEVCQTLRVVTTKELEHETVLENDDQIPSGTFSDKSVSEIGQRSTVNEILPVGTPDVDITEEGFSILAHWDPSDIILPTGDMFSEFKQHYGESNYDNQVSFSAEINVSNMDSETEKRHTKTEKIVSLQELQKYFAGSLKDAAKSLGVCPTTLKRICRQHGITRWPSRKIKKVGHSLRKLQVVIDSVHGPGGAVQFSSLYENFIKATWSENNLATGTTFSLSKQNDLPDFSNANQQLESRLISRTSGSNSLSSSSCSQNSNSSQGYSSEQRKCIDAHEFSFRQNTSVEENQSNMLEKVQSHIEFHSQPEVAPKSVVRTLNQKFHIDHHSSGTMSFPLMNRCDFLKVKAIFGEEKVIFRVQPTWGFQELKQEIQRRFNIGDTALVGIKYLDDDSEWVLLTCEEDLKECIDVHKSTDAHTIRLSVHPVAQPNTKSSWSSTALS, encoded by the exons ATGGAGGATTCCACTCGCCAAACCCTATCAGATGCTGCCGGTGATTTGGACTTCATGGATGAGTTGTTATCAGGATCAGTCTTTGATTGTTGTGATCTCCTGCAAACAGGCACCTCTGCTCTCTTATTGCCTGTTCTCGGAGTTAGCTACAGCAGTCCCAACCCGACCCTGCCAGGGATTGATTACCAGGTTGATGCAGAGAGATCAATTTTCTCCGTGGAGTCGGCTTCAGAAGAAACCCGGATTCAAATGCTCGAGGGCGGACAATCCATCTATCCGAGTCCTGCAGGTGAATGGGAAGCAGATGATTCTAATTATGGATCAGCCATGAGTCGGCAGATTCAGCCTACCATGAAACAAAGACTGAGTTATGCCTTGAGGTATATCAAGGAATCAAATGGAGATGGTGATGTCCTTGTTCAGATTTGGGTGCCTGTCATGAGAGGAAACCAACAAGTTGTTACTACTTGTGGTCAACCTTTCTTGCTAGGGTCGAACTGTCAGGGGCTTGTGAAGTATCGGTCGGTCTCCACGAGGTACCAGTTCTTGGCTGATGAGAACTCTCGTGAGGCAGTGGGCTTGCCTGGCCGGGTGTTTCTAGGGAAGTTGCCGGAGTGGACACCGGATGTGCGCTACTTCAGCAGCTGTGAATTCCCTCGTGTGAGTGATGCTCAGCGGTATGAAGTTTGTGGAACGATCGCCCTACCGATTTTTGAGATGGATAGTCGATCTTGTTTAGGGGTTGTCGAGGTCGTGATGATGACACAAAAGGTTAATTACAGTTCTGATTTTGAGATCATCTGCAATGCTCTTCAG GCAGTCGATCTAAGGAGTTCTGAAGTTTCAAGTGTTCCCCGCATAAAG ATGTCTGGTGACTCTTACCATGATGCCTTGCCAGAGATCCAAATGGTGTTGAAAGCTGCCTGTGAGAGCCATAGATTGCCATTAGCTCAAACATGGATTTCATGCATTCGACAAGGCAAGAAGGGCACCCGACATTCTGATGAAAACTTCAAGGACTGTGTTTCAACTGTCGATGCTGCCTGTTATGTGCGAGATCCTAGCATGTCAGGTTTTCACCAAGCGTGCTCTGAGCATCATTTGTTGAGAGGCCAGGGTGTTGCCGGTAAAGCATTTATGACAAATCAACCATGCTTCTCATCAGATATAACGGACTTCAGCAAGATAGAATATCCCCTCTCGCACCATGCTAAGTTGTTCCGCTTGAGAGCTGCTGTGGCTATTCGACTGCGATGTATTCATACCAGAAAAGTAGACTTTGTTTTGGAGTTCTTCTTACCTATCAATTGCATAGAAAGTGAAAAACAGAAACTGATGCTGAATTCTTTGTCTACTACGATACAAGAAGTATGTCAGACCCTACGAGTTGTGACGACCAAGGAGCTAGAACATGAGACAGTGTTAGAAAATGATGATCAAATCCCTTCAGGTACATTCTCTGATAAATCTGTTTCTGAGATTGGTCAAAGATCAACTGTCAATGAAATTCTCCCAGTAGGAACACCTGATGTAGATATTACTGAGGAGGGATTCAGCATTTTAGCACATTGGGATCCCTCGGATATAATACTACCTACTGGAGATATGTTTTCCGAGTTCAAGCAGCACTATGGCGAGTCCAATTATGATAATCAAGTTTCATTTTCTGCTGAAATTAATGTTTCAAATATGGATAGTGAAACTGAAAAGAGGCATACAAAAACTGAAAAGATTGTCAGTCTGCAAGAGCTTCAGAAGTATTTTGCTGGTAGCCTGAAAGATGCTGCGAAAAGCCTAGGAG tGTGCCCTACTACACTTAAAAGAATATGTAGGCAACATGGAATTACTCGTTGGCCTTCACGGAAGATCAAGAAGGTTGGTCACTCCTTAAGGAAACTGCAAGTGGTTATAGACTCCGTCCATGGTCCTGGAGGAGCCGTCCAGTTCAGTTCCCTCTATGAAAACTTCATAAAAGCCACTTGGTCAGAAAACAACTTAGCAACTGGTACCACATTTTCATTGTCAAAGCAAAATGATCTTCCAGACTTCTCGAATGCAAACCAACAGCTAGAAAGTAGATTAATCTCACGGACATCTGGATCAAATTCCCTTTCCTCTTCCTCATGTAGTCAAAACTCTAATTCAAGTCAGGGCTATTCCAGTGAGCAAAGGAAGTGCATTGATGCTCATGAATTTTCATTCAGACAAAATACTTCAGTGGAAGAGAATCAGAGTAACATGCTTGAGAAAGTTCAAAGCCACATTGAATTCCATTCCCAACCTGAGGTGGCACCAAAATCTGTGGTTAGAACCCTGAATCAGAAGTTTCATATTGATCATCATTCTTCAGGAACTATGTCTTTTCCGCTGATGAATAGATGTGATTTTCTTAAGGTCAAAGCAATTTTTGGGGAAGAAAAAGTTATATTCAGAGTACAGCCAACTTGGGGCTTCCAAGAGTTAAAGCAAGAGATCCAGAGGCGGTTTAACATAGGTGATACTGCTTTAGTAGGCATCAAGTATCTGGATGATGACTCGGAGTGGGTCCTGTTAACATGTGAGGAAGACCTGAAGGAATGCATTGATGTGCACAAATCAACAGATGCTCATACAATCAGACTTTCTGTTCATCCTGTTGCTCAACCAAACACCAAGTCCTCATGGAGCAGCACCGCACTATCTTGA
- the LOC103985774 gene encoding protein NLP1 isoform X2 — MEDSTRQTLSDAAGDLDFMDELLSGSVFDCCDLLQTGTSALLLPVLGVSYSSPNPTLPGIDYQVDAERSIFSVESASEETRIQMLEGGQSIYPSPAGEWEADDSNYGSAMSRQIQPTMKQRLSYALRYIKESNGDGDVLVQIWVPVMRGNQQVVTTCGQPFLLGSNCQGLVKYRSVSTRYQFLADENSREAVGLPGRVFLGKLPEWTPDVRYFSSCEFPRVSDAQRYEVCGTIALPIFEMDSRSCLGVVEVVMMTQKVNYSSDFEIICNALQAVDLRSSEVSSVPRIKMSGDSYHDALPEIQMVLKAACESHRLPLAQTWISCIRQGKKGTRHSDENFKDCVSTVDAACYVRDPSMSGFHQACSEHHLLRGQGVAGKAFMTNQPCFSSDITDFSKIEYPLSHHAKLFRLRAAVAIRLRCIHTRKVDFVLEFFLPINCIESEKQKLMLNSLSTTIQEVCQTLRVVTTKELEHETVLENDDQIPSGTFSDKSVSEIGQRSTVNEILPVGTPDVDITEEGFSILAHWDPSDIILPTGDMFSEFKQHYGESNYDNQVSFSAEINVSNMDSETEKRHTKTEKIVSLQELQKYFAGSLKDAAKSLGVCPTTLKRICRQHGITRWPSRKIKKVGHSLRKLQVVIDSVHGPGGAVQFSSLYENFIKATWSENNLATGTTFSLSKQNDLPDFSNANQQLESRLISRTSGSNSLSSSSCSQNSNSSQGYSSEQRKCIDAHEFSFRQNTSVEENQSNMLEKVQSHIEFHSQPEVAPKSVVKAIFGEEKVIFRVQPTWGFQELKQEIQRRFNIGDTALVGIKYLDDDSEWVLLTCEEDLKECIDVHKSTDAHTIRLSVHPVAQPNTKSSWSSTALS; from the exons ATGGAGGATTCCACTCGCCAAACCCTATCAGATGCTGCCGGTGATTTGGACTTCATGGATGAGTTGTTATCAGGATCAGTCTTTGATTGTTGTGATCTCCTGCAAACAGGCACCTCTGCTCTCTTATTGCCTGTTCTCGGAGTTAGCTACAGCAGTCCCAACCCGACCCTGCCAGGGATTGATTACCAGGTTGATGCAGAGAGATCAATTTTCTCCGTGGAGTCGGCTTCAGAAGAAACCCGGATTCAAATGCTCGAGGGCGGACAATCCATCTATCCGAGTCCTGCAGGTGAATGGGAAGCAGATGATTCTAATTATGGATCAGCCATGAGTCGGCAGATTCAGCCTACCATGAAACAAAGACTGAGTTATGCCTTGAGGTATATCAAGGAATCAAATGGAGATGGTGATGTCCTTGTTCAGATTTGGGTGCCTGTCATGAGAGGAAACCAACAAGTTGTTACTACTTGTGGTCAACCTTTCTTGCTAGGGTCGAACTGTCAGGGGCTTGTGAAGTATCGGTCGGTCTCCACGAGGTACCAGTTCTTGGCTGATGAGAACTCTCGTGAGGCAGTGGGCTTGCCTGGCCGGGTGTTTCTAGGGAAGTTGCCGGAGTGGACACCGGATGTGCGCTACTTCAGCAGCTGTGAATTCCCTCGTGTGAGTGATGCTCAGCGGTATGAAGTTTGTGGAACGATCGCCCTACCGATTTTTGAGATGGATAGTCGATCTTGTTTAGGGGTTGTCGAGGTCGTGATGATGACACAAAAGGTTAATTACAGTTCTGATTTTGAGATCATCTGCAATGCTCTTCAG GCAGTCGATCTAAGGAGTTCTGAAGTTTCAAGTGTTCCCCGCATAAAG ATGTCTGGTGACTCTTACCATGATGCCTTGCCAGAGATCCAAATGGTGTTGAAAGCTGCCTGTGAGAGCCATAGATTGCCATTAGCTCAAACATGGATTTCATGCATTCGACAAGGCAAGAAGGGCACCCGACATTCTGATGAAAACTTCAAGGACTGTGTTTCAACTGTCGATGCTGCCTGTTATGTGCGAGATCCTAGCATGTCAGGTTTTCACCAAGCGTGCTCTGAGCATCATTTGTTGAGAGGCCAGGGTGTTGCCGGTAAAGCATTTATGACAAATCAACCATGCTTCTCATCAGATATAACGGACTTCAGCAAGATAGAATATCCCCTCTCGCACCATGCTAAGTTGTTCCGCTTGAGAGCTGCTGTGGCTATTCGACTGCGATGTATTCATACCAGAAAAGTAGACTTTGTTTTGGAGTTCTTCTTACCTATCAATTGCATAGAAAGTGAAAAACAGAAACTGATGCTGAATTCTTTGTCTACTACGATACAAGAAGTATGTCAGACCCTACGAGTTGTGACGACCAAGGAGCTAGAACATGAGACAGTGTTAGAAAATGATGATCAAATCCCTTCAGGTACATTCTCTGATAAATCTGTTTCTGAGATTGGTCAAAGATCAACTGTCAATGAAATTCTCCCAGTAGGAACACCTGATGTAGATATTACTGAGGAGGGATTCAGCATTTTAGCACATTGGGATCCCTCGGATATAATACTACCTACTGGAGATATGTTTTCCGAGTTCAAGCAGCACTATGGCGAGTCCAATTATGATAATCAAGTTTCATTTTCTGCTGAAATTAATGTTTCAAATATGGATAGTGAAACTGAAAAGAGGCATACAAAAACTGAAAAGATTGTCAGTCTGCAAGAGCTTCAGAAGTATTTTGCTGGTAGCCTGAAAGATGCTGCGAAAAGCCTAGGAG tGTGCCCTACTACACTTAAAAGAATATGTAGGCAACATGGAATTACTCGTTGGCCTTCACGGAAGATCAAGAAGGTTGGTCACTCCTTAAGGAAACTGCAAGTGGTTATAGACTCCGTCCATGGTCCTGGAGGAGCCGTCCAGTTCAGTTCCCTCTATGAAAACTTCATAAAAGCCACTTGGTCAGAAAACAACTTAGCAACTGGTACCACATTTTCATTGTCAAAGCAAAATGATCTTCCAGACTTCTCGAATGCAAACCAACAGCTAGAAAGTAGATTAATCTCACGGACATCTGGATCAAATTCCCTTTCCTCTTCCTCATGTAGTCAAAACTCTAATTCAAGTCAGGGCTATTCCAGTGAGCAAAGGAAGTGCATTGATGCTCATGAATTTTCATTCAGACAAAATACTTCAGTGGAAGAGAATCAGAGTAACATGCTTGAGAAAGTTCAAAGCCACATTGAATTCCATTCCCAACCTGAGGTGGCACCAAAATCTGTG GTCAAAGCAATTTTTGGGGAAGAAAAAGTTATATTCAGAGTACAGCCAACTTGGGGCTTCCAAGAGTTAAAGCAAGAGATCCAGAGGCGGTTTAACATAGGTGATACTGCTTTAGTAGGCATCAAGTATCTGGATGATGACTCGGAGTGGGTCCTGTTAACATGTGAGGAAGACCTGAAGGAATGCATTGATGTGCACAAATCAACAGATGCTCATACAATCAGACTTTCTGTTCATCCTGTTGCTCAACCAAACACCAAGTCCTCATGGAGCAGCACCGCACTATCTTGA